The following are from one region of the Methylophilus sp. DW102 genome:
- a CDS encoding cobalamin-binding protein, translating to MKRWPQRIVCLTTETVEVLYLLGEQDRIVGISGFTTRPAIARKEKPKISAFTSANIEKILALQPDLVLCFSNLQADIAASLIKAGCQVHVFNQRSLDETLQMILTVGNLVGASEKAEDLVARYQAQLGAARQQAANWPRKPKVYFEEWDEPMMCSIRWAAELIEAAGGEDCFPELSAFHSARDRTVTAEQVLARQPDIIIGSWCGKKFQPEKVKARPGWQAMPAIRDGHVYEIKSVDILQPGPALFSEGLVQLQTIIQRWQQQGGHA from the coding sequence ATGAAACGCTGGCCACAACGCATTGTCTGCCTGACTACCGAAACGGTGGAGGTACTCTACTTGCTGGGCGAGCAGGACCGTATTGTCGGTATTTCAGGCTTTACCACTCGCCCGGCCATAGCCCGCAAAGAAAAACCCAAGATCAGTGCCTTTACCAGTGCCAATATTGAGAAAATCCTGGCGCTGCAGCCTGACCTAGTGCTGTGTTTCTCTAACTTGCAGGCCGATATCGCGGCCTCACTGATCAAAGCCGGTTGCCAGGTGCATGTGTTTAACCAGCGCAGCCTGGATGAAACACTGCAGATGATACTCACCGTCGGTAATCTGGTCGGGGCCAGCGAAAAAGCAGAAGATTTAGTAGCACGCTACCAGGCACAATTGGGGGCAGCCCGCCAGCAGGCAGCCAATTGGCCGCGCAAACCCAAGGTCTATTTTGAAGAGTGGGATGAACCCATGATGTGCAGCATCCGCTGGGCGGCTGAATTGATTGAAGCCGCCGGAGGCGAAGATTGCTTCCCAGAACTCAGCGCCTTTCATAGCGCACGTGACCGCACAGTCACGGCAGAACAAGTGCTGGCCAGACAACCGGATATCATCATCGGCTCCTGGTGCGGTAAGAAATTCCAGCCGGAAAAAGTCAAAGCCCGCCCAGGCTGGCAAGCCATGCCTGCGATCCGCGACGGGCATGTGTACGAAATCAAGTCGGTCGATATCTTGCAACCAGGCCCAGCACTATTTAGCGAAGGCCTGGTGCAATTGCAAACCATTATTCAACGCTGGCAACAACAAGGGGGTCACGCATGA
- a CDS encoding RNA-binding S4 domain-containing protein, protein MQTTTFELRGEYIALCDLLKLEGVADSGGQGKSMVAEGLIKVDGEIERRKTAKIRAGQVVQAFEQTIQVVAA, encoded by the coding sequence ATGCAAACGACGACTTTTGAACTGAGAGGCGAATACATCGCACTCTGTGACTTGCTCAAACTCGAAGGGGTAGCCGACAGTGGCGGTCAGGGTAAGTCTATGGTGGCGGAAGGATTGATCAAGGTTGATGGCGAAATTGAACGCCGAAAAACCGCCAAAATCCGCGCCGGGCAAGTGGTGCAGGCGTTTGAACAGACTATCCAGGTCGTAGCTGCTTAA
- the bluB gene encoding 5,6-dimethylbenzimidazole synthase: protein MSFAYPDTDKAAIYKVIAERRDMRHFLPTPIAPELLQKLLQAAHHAPSVGLMQPWRFIRISDVALRKAIHTLVDEERKLTAQAIGEVEDTARMAEFMRLKVEGILDCGEVLVATLCDQREKHIFGRRTLPEMDLASVSCAIQNLWLAARAEGIGMGWVSLFDPHQLAQLLNLPEGAKPVAILCLGYVNTFYKSPMLVEEGWTTEKPLADMLMENGWQPHESTHT, encoded by the coding sequence ATGAGTTTCGCCTACCCTGATACCGACAAAGCGGCGATTTACAAAGTGATTGCCGAACGACGCGATATGCGGCATTTTTTACCCACGCCTATCGCCCCCGAGTTATTGCAGAAATTACTGCAAGCCGCCCATCACGCGCCCAGTGTCGGCCTGATGCAGCCATGGCGGTTTATCCGCATCAGCGATGTCGCATTGCGAAAAGCCATCCACACGCTGGTCGATGAAGAACGTAAACTCACGGCCCAGGCCATCGGCGAAGTTGAAGACACGGCACGCATGGCCGAATTCATGCGGCTCAAGGTGGAAGGCATTTTGGACTGTGGCGAGGTGCTGGTCGCCACCTTGTGCGACCAGCGTGAAAAACATATTTTTGGCCGTCGTACACTGCCGGAAATGGACCTGGCCTCGGTCAGCTGTGCGATTCAAAACTTGTGGCTGGCTGCACGTGCAGAAGGCATAGGCATGGGCTGGGTCAGCCTGTTTGACCCGCACCAACTGGCGCAATTATTGAATCTGCCTGAGGGCGCCAAACCAGTCGCCATTTTATGCTTGGGCTATGTGAATACGTTTTACAAATCGCCCATGCTGGTGGAAGAAGGCTGGACGACAGAAAAACCGCTCGCTGACATGCTGATGGAAAACGGCTGGCAACCTCATGAAAGTACACACACATGA
- a CDS encoding DUF4198 domain-containing protein, whose product MKKFFLVLIALVTAQTAEAHVPFLKPNQFNVTHHRLTIESAFTEFPFQADFAMDSPNFTITSPIGEISAIKPVAKTKAAVYLEPELKEEGTYRISTGQRVGPVYKAVETPDKKLYFAADMKRVRGKPTTMNYYSYADTYIFKGQQKYKPVPLNKGLEIIPLASPNGVQLGGELSLQVLEHGKPVPNARIIVVTDNEHFSKRRMEDLYDVENVRPSNLHANQQGEFTFKPQKAGLNFLFVTVHHQLNENLWESLNASLTLEVNLPPETENKP is encoded by the coding sequence ATGAAAAAGTTTTTCCTCGTTCTCATCGCGCTGGTCACTGCCCAAACGGCAGAGGCGCATGTGCCGTTTTTAAAACCCAACCAGTTCAATGTCACCCATCACCGTCTGACCATTGAATCTGCGTTTACCGAGTTTCCATTCCAGGCTGACTTTGCCATGGACTCGCCTAACTTCACCATCACCTCACCCATCGGCGAAATCTCAGCCATCAAACCTGTTGCTAAAACAAAGGCGGCGGTTTATCTGGAGCCGGAACTCAAAGAAGAAGGCACTTACCGTATCAGCACCGGCCAGCGTGTAGGGCCTGTTTATAAAGCAGTGGAGACGCCGGACAAAAAACTGTATTTTGCGGCCGACATGAAACGGGTTCGTGGCAAGCCGACCACCATGAACTATTACAGTTATGCCGACACTTATATTTTCAAAGGACAACAGAAATACAAACCTGTGCCTTTAAACAAAGGCCTGGAAATTATCCCCTTGGCCTCGCCCAATGGTGTGCAATTAGGGGGTGAACTCAGCTTGCAAGTCCTCGAACATGGCAAGCCGGTGCCTAATGCACGCATTATCGTGGTCACCGATAACGAGCACTTTAGTAAGCGCCGCATGGAAGACCTTTACGATGTTGAAAACGTCAGACCGTCCAACCTCCATGCCAATCAGCAAGGTGAGTTTACCTTCAAACCACAAAAAGCCGGGTTGAATTTCCTGTTTGTGACGGTGCATCACCAGCTCAATGAAAACCTGTGGGAAAGCCTGAATGCTTCGCTGACGCTGGAAGTGAATTTACCGCCAGAGACGGAAAACAAGCCTTAA
- the cobU gene encoding bifunctional adenosylcobinamide kinase/adenosylcobinamide-phosphate guanylyltransferase → MTRHLILGGARSGKSAYAERLASALECPVTYIATAQVYDDEFAKRVEHHKTRRPPYWGLVEAPFNLGQTLLENDAPDTCLIVDCLTLWLAQCICPDCDKPERLDWQAEKQALLAALPQLQAHVFLVSNEVGMGIVPLGEINRQFQDEQGRLNQHVAAVADHVSFIAAGLPLKLK, encoded by the coding sequence ATGACTAGGCACCTGATTTTAGGCGGGGCACGCAGCGGCAAAAGCGCTTATGCCGAGCGGCTGGCCTCGGCACTTGAATGCCCGGTCACCTATATCGCGACTGCCCAAGTCTACGATGACGAATTTGCCAAACGCGTGGAGCATCACAAAACCCGCCGCCCGCCTTACTGGGGCTTAGTAGAAGCGCCATTTAATCTGGGCCAGACCTTGCTGGAAAATGATGCACCCGACACCTGCCTGATTGTGGATTGCCTGACTTTATGGCTTGCGCAATGCATCTGCCCGGACTGCGACAAACCTGAACGGCTGGACTGGCAGGCGGAAAAACAGGCCTTGCTGGCCGCGCTGCCACAGCTACAGGCGCACGTATTTCTGGTGAGTAACGAGGTCGGCATGGGCATCGTTCCGCTCGGTGAAATCAACCGCCAGTTTCAGGATGAGCAAGGCCGTTTAAACCAGCATGTAGCTGCGGTTGCCGACCACGTCAGTTTTATCGCGGCAGGCTTGCCACTAAAGCTTAAATAA